From a region of the Takifugu flavidus isolate HTHZ2018 chromosome 18, ASM371156v2, whole genome shotgun sequence genome:
- the LOC130515373 gene encoding LOW QUALITY PROTEIN: alpha-2,8-sialyltransferase 8F-like (The sequence of the model RefSeq protein was modified relative to this genomic sequence to represent the inferred CDS: deleted 2 bases in 1 codon), translating to MRGQFLKNLFSLGIVVVCLGGLLTTLSWYLSDNNKNHTAPVRQEVPQQADDLSSGYREIIDKVNRLYAQTWEKKEDKSKKFRSELSSKCQGFEKAVITQANTVVGSKIVYDGERKRSVKVSTEMFNTFAKEHPFPNKTYKTCAVVGNGGILSDSGCGKMIDSAQFVIRCNLPPLNNGYQDHVGVKTDLVTANPSILFEKYGALMGRRRPFIESLRSYGNSLLLIPAFSYGHNTPVSLRAFYSIEDFGAPPNFFFNPQYLQKLAVFWRSKGLRAVRLSTGLMVASLALELCSNVHLFGFWPFGNHPHGLRTLKNHYYDDIQTKKKFHAMPVEFELLLQLHTEGVLRLHLDDCVPGEVNLMGSTGGDGPPL from the exons ATGAGGGGACAGTTCTTAAAGAACCTCTTCTCTCTGGGGATTGTTGTTGTCTGTCTGGGGGGCCTGCTGACCACCCTCAGTTGGTACTTATCTGATAACAA CAAGAATCACACAGCTCCTGTAAGACAGGAGGTCCCCCAGCAGGCGGACGACCTGTCCTCAGGTTACAG GGAGATCATTGACAAGGTCAACAGGTTGTACGCTCAAACctgggagaagaaggaggacaaGTCCAAAAAATTCAG GTCTGAGCTGAGCAGCAAGTGTCAGGGGTTTGAGAAGGCCGTCATCACGCAGGCCAACACCGTGGTGGGATCTAAAATTGTGTATGATGGGGAAAGGAAAAGGTCGGTCAAGGTGTCCACGGAGATGTTCAACACCTTTGCAAAG GAACATCCTTTCCCtaataaaacatataaaacgTGCGCTGTTGTCGGCAACGGTGGGATCCTGAGTGACAGCGGCTGTGGAAAGATGATCGACTCGGCTCAGTTTGTCATCAG GTGTAACCTGCCCCCCCTGAACAACGGTTACCAGGACCACGTGGGCGTTAAAACCGACCTGGTGACGGCGAACCCCAGCATCCTCTTTGAGAA GTACGGTGCACTCATGGGGAGACGGCGTCCATTCATAGAGAGTCTGCGTAGCTATGGCAACTCCCTACTGCTGATTCCCGCCTTCTCCTATGGCCACAACACTCCTGTGTCCCTGCGGGCTTTTTACTCCATTGAGGACTTTGGA GCCCCCccgaactttttttttaatccccagTACCTCCAGAAACTCGCCGTTTTCTGGCGCTCCAAAGGTTTACGAGCAGTCCGGCTCAGCACCGGCCTAATGGTGGCCAGTCTGGCACTGGAACTCTGCAGCAACGTGCACTTGTTTGGCTTCTGGCCGTTCGGCAACCATCCGCATGGACTCCGTACCCTGAAGAACCACTACTACGACGACATACAGACTAAAAAGAAGTTCCACGCCATGCCGGTGGAGTTTgaactcctgctgcagctgcacacagaggGCGTGCTCAGGCTTCACCTGGACGACTGTGTGCCAGGTGAAGTGAACCTAATGGGCAGCACCGGAGGAGACGGACCTCCTCTGTAG